A region from the Lytechinus variegatus isolate NC3 chromosome 6, Lvar_3.0, whole genome shotgun sequence genome encodes:
- the LOC121417677 gene encoding zinc finger protein 626-like, with the protein MQSHCTQTYPYRRIHTGEKPLECVQSGKAFRDISNLTRHKRSHTGEKRFVCDKCGKAFLEKCNLTLHKRIHTGEKPYVCDQCGKAYNHEYTLITHKRVHTGEKPFECDQCGKAFSVASSLRRHKQIHTGKKPYVCDQCGKAFRDISNLTRHKQSHTGEKPFVCDQCGKAFLEKCNLTVHKRIHTSEKTFVCVQCGKAFNKKQSLTRHKRSHTGEKPFVCYQCGKAFSGGSSLRRHKRTHTV; encoded by the exons ATGCAATCTCACTGTACACAAACGtatccatacag ACGtatccatacaggtgagaaaCCATTGGAATGTGTTCAAAGTGGTAAGGCATTTCGTGATATATCCAATCTCACAAGACATAAACGAAGCCATACAGGTGAGAAGCGCTTTGTATGTGACAAGTGTGGGAAGGCATTTCTTGAAAAATGCAATCTCACTTTACACAAACGAATCCATACAGGTGAAAAGCCCTATGTATGTGATCAGTGTGGTAAAGCATATAACCATGAATATACTCTCATAACACATAAACGAGTCCATACTGGTGAGAAGCCCTTTGAGTGTGATCAGTGTGGTAAGGCATTCAGTGTTGCAAGTTCATTGAGAAGACACAAGCAGATCCATACAGGTAAAAAGCCCTATGTttgtgatcaatgtggtaaggcatttcGTGATATATCCAATCTCACAAGACATAAACAAAGCCATACAGGTGAGAAGCCCTTTGTATGTGACcaatgtggtaaggcatttcTTGAAAAATGCAATCTCACTGTACACAAACGTATCCATACAAGCGAGAAAACATTTGTATGTGTtcaatgtggtaaggcatttaacAAAAAACAGAGTCTCACAAGACATAAACGAAGCCATACAGGTGAGAAGCCCTTTGTATGTTACCAGTGTGGGAAGGCATTTAGTGGTGGAAGTTCATTGAGAAGACACAAACGGACCCATACAGTTTAA
- the LOC121417300 gene encoding zinc finger protein 665-like, with product MPLPKTDECSDVQVYFTANEWADISDYERICIQNVKENYEMMIEVGVQVNPPMFMQRQQILHKEIIEESEDKGTETRGSSDVHNQQGNTCHTVQNELHKENLNTFTIKVEAEYDDDGHLLVEANHDAEGKITDLEWKNYDQITLTQTNPILSGDLRTMSGDLVSPSCDQKAEICEANHNAEGKINDLEWKNCDHITQTQTNPISSGDQRTKSGDQKAEICEANHNAEGKINDLEWKNCDHITQTQTNPISSGDQRTKSGDLILSCDQKAEEASGGSHAPTQFQSICEKDSGLYRCEYCGSVYAIPLILARHLKYKHGLNGVVLPSYASKERILQFVEGEIQKSMCDINDFTHGEKIILKSGNKENIILEKKPYTCNQCGKAFISANHLTTHERIHTGEKPYVCDQCGKAFHQISNLKVHKLIHTGEKPFVCIKCGKAFNTKQSLITHKRVHTGEKPFECDQCGKAFSDGSSLRRHKQIHTGEKPYVCDQCGKAFHDISNLTRHKRSHTGEKRFVCDKCGKAFLEKCNLTLHKRIHTGEKPYVCDQCGKAYNHEYTLITHKRVHTGEKPFECDQCGKAFSVASSLRRHQQIHTGKKPYVCDQCGKAFHDISNLTRHKRSHTGEKPFVCDQCGKAFLEKCNLTLHKRIHTGEKPYVCDQCGKAYNHEYTLITHKRVHTGEKPFECDQCGKAFSKESSLRRHKQIHTGEKLYVCDQCGKAFHDLSNFTRHKRIHTGEKPFVCDLPGQALFEKSDLIVHKRIHTGDKPCVCDQCGKAFSQIQDLTRHKQIHTGEKPYVCDQCGKVFNCEYTLKTHKRIHTGEKPYVCDQCGKAFLKISNLTKHKRIHTGEKPFVCDQCGQAFYEKSDLTVHKRIHTGEKPFVCDQCGKAFNREYTLKTHKRIHTGEKPYVCDQCGKAFNEISNLTKHKRIHTG from the exons ATGCCTCTGCCAAAGACAGATGAATGTTCAGATGTCCAGGTTTACTTCACAGCCAATGAATGGGCAGATATCAGCGATTACGAAAGGATCTGTATCCAGAATGTCAAGGAAAACTATGAGATGATGATAGAAGTTG GGGTACAGGTCAACCCACCAATGTTCATGCAACGTCAGCAGATATTACATAAAGAGATAATAGAGGAAAGTGAGGATAAGGGGACAGAGACAAGAG GGTCTTCTGACGTTCATAATCAACAGGGAAATACATGTCATACAGTGCAGAATGAGTTACATAAAGAGAATTTGAATACA TTCACCATAAAAGTAGAAGCcgagtatgatgatgatggccatCTGCTAGTTGAGGCTAATCATGATGCAGAAGGGAAAATTACTGATCTGGAATGGAAGAACTATGATCAAATTACCCTGACACAAACCAATCCAATATTATCAGGTGATCTTAGGACCATGTCAGGTGATCTTGTCTCTCCGTCATGTGATCAGAAGGCAGAAATATGTGAGGCTAATCACAATGCAGAAGGGAAAATCAATGATCTTGAATGGAAAAACTGTGATCATATTACCCAGACACAAACCAATCCAATATCATCAGGTGATCAGAGGACCAAGTCAGGTGATCAGAAGGCAGAAATATGTGAGGCTAATCACAATGCAGAAGGGAAAATCAATGATCTTGAATGGAAAAACTGTGATCATATTACCCAGACACAAACCAATCCAATATCATCAGGTGATCAGAGGACCAAGTCAGGTGATCTCATTCTGTCATGTGATCAGAAGGCAGAAGAAGCTTCAGGAGGCAGCCATGCTCCAACCCAATTCCAATCCATATGTGAAAAGG ATTCTGGACTCTACAGATGCGAGTATTGTGGATCAGTCTATGCTATTCCTCTCATCTTAGCAAGGCATCTCAAGTACAAACATGGGCTTAATGGTGTTGTCTTGCCATCGTATGCATCAAAGGAACGCATTCTACAATTTGTTGAAGGAGAAATACAAAAATCCATGTGTGATATTAATGATTTTACACATGGTGAAAAGATAATTTTGAAATCAGGAAATAAGGAAAACATAATACTTGAAAAGAAACCTTATACATGCAATCagtgtggtaaggcatttatttCTGCAAATCATCTCACAACACATGAACGCATCCATACAGGTGAAAAGCCCTATGTgtgtgatcaatgtggtaaggcttttcatcaaatatcCAATCTCAAAGTACACAAACTtatccatacaggtgagaaaCCATTTGTATGTATTAaatgtggtaaggcatttaacACAAAACAGAGTCTCATAACACATAAACGAGTCCATACTGGTGAGAAGCCCTTTGAGTGTGATCagtgtggtaaggcatttagtGATGGAAGTTCATTGAGAAGACACAAGCAgatccatacaggtgagaagccctatgtatgtgatcaatgtggtaaggcatttcATGATATATCCAATCTCACAAGACATAAACGAAGCCATACAGGTGAGAAGCGCTTTGTATGTGACAAGTGTGGGAAGGCATTTCTTGAAAAATGCAATCTCACTTTACACAAACGAATCCATACAGGTGAAAAGCCCTATGTATGTGATCAGTGTGGTAAAGCATATAACCATGAATATACTCTCATAACACATAAACGAGTCCATACTGGTGAGAAGCCCTTTGAGTGTGATCAGTGTGGTAAGGCATTCAGTGTTGCAAGTTCATTGAGAAGACACCAGCAGATCCATACAGGTAAGAAGCCCTATGTttgtgatcaatgtggtaaggcatttcATGATATATCCAATCTCACAAGACATAAACGAAGCCATACAGGTGAGAAGCCCTTCGTATGTGACCAGTGTGGGAAGGCATTTCTTGAAAAATGCAATCTCACTTTACACAAACGAATCCATACAGGTGAAAAGCCCTATGTATGTGATCAGTGTGGTAAAGCATATAACCATGAATATACTCTCATAACACATAAACGAGTCCATACTGGTGAGAAGCCCTTTGAGTGTGATCagtgtggtaaggcatttagtAAAGAAAGTTCATTGAGAAGACACAAGCAgatccatacaggtgagaagcTCTATGTttgtgatcaatgtggtaaggcatttcATGATTTATCCAATTTTACAAGACATAAAcgaatccatacaggtgagaagcCATTTGTATGTGACCTACCTGGTCAAGCATTATTTGAAAAATCTGATCTCATAGTACACAAACGTATCCATACAGGTGACAAGCCCTGtgtatgtgatcaatgtggtaaggcTTTTAGTCAAATACAAGATCTTACTAGACATAAACAAATCCATACTGGTGAGAAGCCTTATGTATGTGATCAGTGTGGTAAAGTGTTTAATTGTGAATATACTCTTAAAACACATAAACGCATCCATACTGGTGAAAAGCCCTATGTCTGTGATCAGTGTGGTAAAGCATTTCTTAAAATATCCAACCTCACAAAACATAAAcgaatccatacaggtgagaagcCCTTTGTATGTGACCAATGTGGTCaggcattttatgaaaaatccgATCTCACAGTACACAAACGtatccatacaggtgagaagcCCTTTGTATGTGATCAGTGTGGTAAAGCATTTAATCGTGAATATACTCTTAAAACACATAAACGCATCCATACAGGTGAAAAGCCCTAtgtatgtgatcaatgtggtaaaGCATTTAATGAAATATCCAACCTCACAAAACATAAACGAATCCATACTGGTTAG